Proteins from a single region of Halalkalibaculum roseum:
- a CDS encoding CynX/NimT family MFS transporter, which produces MPAKQQHNQNRALLIVGIILIAINLRPALAGVGPLISAIRDTTGLSNTMLGLLTTLPLLAFGVVSMFTSIFTRRMGIEGTIALALSLLTIGISLRVIPSDLALFGGTLLLGIGIAFGNVLLPSLVKRDFPEKTGLMTSLYSSMLGVGAALAAGVSVPLAKDLNLGWHWSLGVWALLSLAALLIWLPQLNRQTKPKHAKTFLESISDLGQSKLAWNVALFMGLQSLAFYVVLAWLPEILQDRGIDENTAGWLLSLSQGTGVLGTLIVPIWAEKIGDQRKLVWYLVILEMVSIAGLMLPESFLVGLWASLIGFSLGGSFGLALLFIVMRTHDTETATELSGMAQSIGYLLAATGPTLFGALHDLTRTWFIPLLLLFIVAVFKIVTGIIAGKPVNVQQTG; this is translated from the coding sequence ATGCCGGCAAAACAACAACATAATCAAAATAGAGCTCTGCTTATTGTCGGTATCATTCTTATAGCTATCAACCTGCGTCCGGCACTCGCCGGTGTTGGTCCATTGATCAGTGCCATCCGTGATACAACCGGTTTGTCAAATACTATGCTGGGGCTGCTCACCACTCTTCCACTTCTTGCCTTCGGAGTGGTTTCCATGTTCACCTCGATATTCACCAGGCGAATGGGCATTGAGGGGACCATTGCCTTGGCACTCTCATTATTGACTATAGGAATCAGTTTACGAGTTATTCCTTCCGATTTAGCCCTGTTTGGAGGAACACTATTGCTAGGTATCGGTATTGCTTTTGGCAATGTACTATTACCCAGCCTGGTAAAAAGAGATTTCCCGGAAAAGACGGGATTGATGACCAGCCTCTATTCAAGTATGCTAGGTGTGGGAGCCGCACTGGCAGCCGGAGTAAGCGTACCATTGGCAAAAGACCTCAATCTGGGATGGCACTGGTCACTGGGTGTTTGGGCATTGCTATCGCTGGCTGCTCTGCTGATATGGTTGCCCCAGCTAAACCGGCAGACCAAGCCGAAACACGCCAAAACATTTTTAGAATCAATCAGTGATTTGGGCCAATCCAAACTGGCCTGGAATGTAGCTCTTTTCATGGGATTGCAGTCACTGGCTTTCTATGTGGTTCTGGCTTGGTTGCCTGAAATTCTGCAGGACCGGGGTATTGATGAAAATACAGCCGGATGGCTTTTGTCTCTTTCTCAGGGAACAGGTGTATTAGGTACACTCATTGTACCGATCTGGGCTGAAAAAATCGGTGATCAGCGTAAACTGGTATGGTACCTGGTTATTCTTGAGATGGTGAGCATAGCCGGACTCATGCTTCCTGAATCTTTCCTGGTAGGACTCTGGGCTTCCTTAATAGGATTTTCTCTTGGCGGAAGTTTTGGTCTTGCCCTATTGTTTATCGTAATGCGAACACATGATACCGAAACGGCCACTGAACTCTCAGGAATGGCACAATCTATAGGGTATCTGCTGGCTGCGACCGGCCCTACCCTCTTCGGTGCCTTGCATGACCTGACCAGAACCTGGTTTATCCCACTTTTGCTGCTATTTATTGTAGCGGTATTTAAAATTGTAACCGGTATTATAGCGGGAAAACCGGTAAATGTGCAGCAGACAGGCTAA